The DNA sequence TTAGTGCATTTATTGAGCGGTGGCATCCCGAGACCCACAcctttcatatgccatttgggaaGTGCACTATCACTTTGCAACATGTGGCATATCAGCTGGGTTTGCCGATCGATAGGGAGCCCGTTAGTGGGTGTCTGACTGAGTTTGAGAATCTGATGGAACACGTAAGACCGGCATGGGTGTGGTTTCGAGAGTTTTTTGGGGAGTTACCTCCGCAGAGTAAAATCAAGCAGATGACAGTGTGCTACATATGGTTCCATGAGAGGTTCCGGGTTCTCCCAACAGATGCTAGTGAGGAGACCGTGCGTATATACGTTGTATAGATGTCTTTGTCGTGGGACAAACAGAAACGTTGTTAACTTGGCCGAGCCACTACAGCTTCTACAGTCTTGGATTTTATGGAGGTTTCCCACTTTGAGGCCTAGTGGGTTTGATGGATTCGGGTTTTCGCTTGCATCCAGGTACGGTTTAATATTTTCGGTTCATAACTTGGTCAACATCATTTGTTCTTGATGATTATGACATGATTTGAATGAAAATTGTAGGTGGGCTGAATATCTACTGAGGAACGATGCAGGGGATCAAAGAGTGGTGTCTGCACGCCTTACTTTGGATCGATTGCGTGTCCACGATGTAAATCATGTAGTTATTGCTCTTACTTGGACTGGTTTATGTTAAATCTGATGGTCTTACCTAACTGTAACTTTTTCGATACAGTTTGTGTGGGAGCCGTATTCTTCTTCCGAGGTTGCTTCTGTTATTCACCCGGAGATACTAGTTGACGAGCACCGTAGGCTATGGACCAGCATCACCAGCCTGATATATTTTGCTACGATTGAGTGGCATCAGGTGGATAGGATGCTACCTCAGTTTGGCGGTGTTC is a window from the Arachis hypogaea cultivar Tifrunner chromosome 17, arahy.Tifrunner.gnm2.J5K5, whole genome shotgun sequence genome containing:
- the LOC140180773 gene encoding serine/threonine-protein phosphatase 7 long form homolog, whose amino-acid sequence is MEDEIRLYRLNSVAHVAGFIDEEPTRVISGVRRQQNMPLHDRIISYLETAGLYHLARLNSHWFWVDEPLVSAFIERWHPETHTFHMPFGKCTITLQHVAYQLGLPIDREPVSGCLTEFENLMEHVRPAWVWFREFFGELPPQSKIKQMTVCYIWFHERNVVNLAEPLQLLQSWILWRFPTLRPSGFDGFGFSLASRWAEYLLRNDAGDQRVVSARLTLDRLRVHDFVWEPYSSSEVASVIHPEILVDEHRRLWTSITSLIYFATIEWHQVDRMLPQFGGVQHLPQGALNIDWLHAKDGRGGDRWFPKYYQEWHQH